TTCCTTCCAAAGTTTCTAGTTAATAGGTCTTCACTCCTTCCATAATAGTACCCATGTTATTTTTGATGAACGTCGTTTTAACTTTTGATACAGTCAAAGTTCAGGCAGGTGTGAGACACACTTTAGTTCCATTTCGCGAGCACAAGGTTAAAGCCAGGGATTCCACCCAGGGTCCTGGATCCCGGCTCTCTAAGGCTCGGAACTCTTGAGCCATCCGGACGAGAACGTAGCTAACCTCGGTCAAAGCATATCGCTGGCCTATACAGATACGTGGCCCGCCGTTAAACGGTAGATATCCCCAGCGTGGTTGTAGCTTTCCATCTACCCAACGCCCTGGGCGGAATTCTCCTGCATCTGGGCCATAGATATCTGTGCGTCGATGCATTGCGTATATGTTGTAGGACACCAGGGTGCCCTTAGGCACAAATACTGGTGAGAAGCcatcatttcctcctccaagtGGTAGAACAGTATCCCGTACGGCCTCGCGCTCATTGCGTGGTACCACTGGATGTAAACGTAGCGCTGGGAATGTCAACGAGATGAAATATTGGACGGACAGCATAATAGAACTTTAATCTTACATTCATTCACGCAGCATTGAACATACTTGAGGCTGCGAAGCTCCTCATAAGTTGGTATCCTGCCCTGTAAGACAGCTACTTCTTCGCGAACCATGGCCCAGATCGCTGGGTTCTTAGCCAGCATGAAGAACAGATTGCCGAGAAGACTAGCAGTCGTATCACGACCAGCTAACAAAACATTCATCAGTTCATCCAGGACACGACGCCTATCCGATGTGCGCCATGCCAGCTCGTGTGAAAATATACGCTTCAGGTGCTTCTTCTCATTTAGTTGTTTTGCGTCTTCCGTTTTGACCTCGGCCGCCTGGAATGCCTCGTCGACGAATTGCTCGACAAATTTGCGGCAAATACGATTGCACTCGTTGGCTTTTCCATCGTGATAAAACATATTCAGTGGGCCGAGCATGCTCCGCACTATGACGGCCTTTTGGGCGTAATGAAATGCCTGGGCAAACCCCAGCTCCGACTGAGTCTTCTTCAGTGTACCGACTGATTCTCCAAACAAAAATTCAGTCGCAGAATCAATAGTGtagcggaagaagagctccTGCAAATCCACCACTGTCTTTCCATCACGCGgtagaaggagaaaaaggtCCTGAATCAAATTTTCCAACGAAGTTAAGTCGGCAACCTGGTCACGGGCAAAACTAGGTCTAATGAGGGCGCGCGAAGAGGCCCAATGTTCGCCATCTGTGTCGAAGATGCCCTCCCCTAACAGTGGCTTAAAAGGTGCAAGGCGAAAGCTGATTCCGTAATCCTTGAACCTATGTGAAAGGACTGTCTTAATATTCTCCGGCTCTATGGTCAAGATTGCGCGTCTTCCCAGCTCTTTTACTGTAAATGTATTGCCGTAATCACGGAAGAGCTCGCAGCCTCTGTCAAGAATTCGATGCTGCTTAACAGCGCGAATCGTATCGGGTAAAGTATCGAGTCCCAGGAAAGGATCTTTATTGAATGATTTGGCCACTGGTTGGCATCCAGAGCGGTGGATCAACTGACGGCGGATAAAGACGCGGCTTATGTGCACCCATGCGACGactgccagcgccagcgccacgACTAACAATAGTGCAGGCCTCGGATAATAATTCCAATGAATGGTCATGGCCATTGTTTCGATAGTAATAGTACCGCCGAGGAAGTTTAAGGTTGGGATACGCGAAGTACACCTCAAAAGCACCATCTAATCCAGAAGGTTTACAGAGTAAGCTGGGGGAACCTGGAACAGTGGGCATTGCAAGGCTAAATGCCATCTGACAAACGCTGTTATCCAAACGTACCATAGTGAGACGCGGTCGATTGGCCCTCGCAAGCTTCTCTCTAATAAGGTAAGAAATGACCCACTAGCTCGATCCTTCGTTCTTTATGTGCCCAATCATCTTTCAGATTGGGAAGCAGCACATCAAGGCGTACTTAGTTGAAGCAGCACCTGCACACGATGAGTAACGTCGGAGAAATATATGTTTAAGGGTTGAGTATAATAATGGAGACAATAATTCTCACAAATAAAAGACTGCTGGTCTAAAAGTAGCAACCGCAGTGTGCAGAATGACCAATGAGATAGTGGTATCATGAAATGGCCGTGACTCCTGCACACTTCGCAGGCGCGACAATTTCCACGTTGCTTTGATATCCTGGAACCAATGATGAAAGAGTAAGCAAAAGTGGTATTCTTGGAACCTCACCTCGATAGAATCGAAAGTAGCGGGCTCCCACGGATCCATCATGGTGGGCATATCGGGTTATAAGAATTCGCCACAATATGGAAGTGGCCTCCATTTTGTCTTGAGATTCCAGACCGGGCAAGTCTAGGAACAACCCAAAGGCAGATATAGGGCGCCAATAGTAGTCGGCTAGGCCCGAGGAAGTGCGAAGATGGAGCTGAGGTACGGTAACGGAAGACTTCGGTCATTACCTAACATCAATGCAGGTCCATGGATAAACGATATTTGAATCTCTATTTACATAACTCGCTGTTTCGTACAACTCCAACACATCTGTTGATATTGGTGTATCATTGGTATCAATTGCTCCGCGCACCGTCCTTAGTAGCCCGGAGTTCATCCATCTTCGCAACGCGCTTCTTGAACTCCTCGTATTGGCACTTTTCGTAACCGTGTCTCTCGTCCTATAGCATGATTTGGCGTCAGCCAATGGCCCGGAAACAATTTGAATAATCGAGCACTTCAACACCCGAAGCCATACCTCGCACTTCCAAGGAAGGTAATACTCTTGCTGCCGGCATCGGTTCAACGGGATCAAAAGGTGCGCGCAGGAATCACGGTACTGTAATGGAAGGCGAGCAGCAGACATCTCCTCGCGGGTGGCTAATCAGGTTGTCAGTATTTCAAAGCTTTAAAACCAAGCATTTCTTCGCCCGCTGGGGACGCCAATTGAGCGAAAAATCATACCCTGGGTCTCGGCCAGCCCGACGGCGCTTTTTACCGACTCGATGACTGTCATTTTGTGAAAGAGGAAGCGGTGCGAATGGGGTTGATCGTCAGAGAGGTCGGCCGGCTTGTGGTTTGCAGCTCTTTGGGGTAAGGTTGCTTGTTCCTTCCTTGTGAGATCATGTGATGTCATGTGATCATGGTCTAAAGAGGATTAGCGCTTTAATTCCACTTTACGCGGTTGGAGGCGcgtctccagccagccctgtGAACCATCGCGTTTTGTGAGAGATCATTGAGTCCATGACGAGCCACCTGTGGCTGTTTTCGCGTTTCTTTACGTTCTCTGTTTATGAATTGGGTATTGTCCTAGATCCCATTTCTCTGAACTGAGATTCATGACAGGGAGGGTCTGAATCTTTGACCCTCGGTTTTCAGACTGAAGCGGCGCCCAACACTCCTGGGAATTTGCTGGGTAAAACCAGCCCACGAGTACCAATATCATGGCGGCGGTAGACTTTTCAAACATCTATTCCGCTACATATAGCAGCGTGAGTTTTGTTCTGTTCATTTCGCTGCTGGCGATGTGTTGTTTTGTTCCTTTGTGTTGTGCAAAGCTGGGCTAACGGTATTGATTAGGTCCCGGTATATGAATTCAAGATTGGCTCTGATAGTATTATGCGAAGACGAGCCGATGATTGGATAAATGCCACCCACATCCTCAAAGTAGCAGGGTTCGATAAACCAGCGAGAACTCGTATTCTCGAGCGCGAAGTGCAGAAAGGGGTTCATGAAAAAGTCCAGGGTGGTTATGGCAAATACCAAGGTATATCAGGCTCTAGATTTGTTGACTTGTATTCGGTGCCTTAACATCTTGCTTAGGGACATGGATTCCTCTGCCCGAAGGTCGCCTACTCGCAGAGCGCAATAACATAATCGACAAACTACTACCCATATTCGACTACGTAGCAGGCGACCGCAGCCCTCCCCCGGCACCCAAGCATACAGCAGCTTCAAAACCAAGAGCGCCAAAAGCCAACAACAGGAGAGTCACAAATGAAGAGGTCTTTGCGGCTGCGAAACCCCACCGAAACATGGGACCGCCGAGTTTCCACCATGAACAATATGAAATCAACCCTGGCTTTGATGAGGACGAGTCAATCGAACAAGCAACACTCGAGTCATCTTCCATGATAGCTGATGAAGAAATGATATCAATGTCCCAAAATGGCCCTTACTCGTCAAGGAAACGCAAACGAGGAATGAACGAAGTGGCCGCCATGTCACTCAGCGAACAGGAGCATATCCTCTATGGCGACCAACTTCTGGACTACTTTATGACTGTTGGTGATGCTCCAGAAGCAACGCGTGTTCCACCTCCACAGCCGCCGGCCAATTTCCAAGTGGATCGCGCAATCGATGATTCAAGAAATACCGCCCTCCACTGGGCATGTGCAATGGGCGACTTGGAGATTGTTAAAGACTTGCTGCGGAGAGGAGCAGATATTAAAGCATTATCTGTTCATGAAGAAACACCACTCGTGCGCGCCGTTTTGTTTACGAACAATTACGAAAAAAGAACATTTCCCGCGCTTTTAGACCTACTTCTTGACACGATCTCTTTCAGGGACTGGTTTGGTGCTACCTTATTTCATCATATAGCACAGACGACAAAGAGCAAGGGGAAATGGAAGAGCTCTCGATATTACTGTGAAGTGGCATTAGAGAGACTACGCACCACGTTTTCCCCAGAGGAAGTTGATTTGCTATTGTCCTGTCAGGATTCGAACGGAGATGCAGCCGTTCTAGTTGCTGCACGCAACGGGGTGTTTCGCTTAGTCGACTTACTTCTTTCCCGCTGCCCAAGGGCGGCTGACCTGGTCAATAAAAGAGGCGAAACTGCCTCCAGTATCATGCAACGAGCCCATCCTTTAGAACGTGACATTCCTCCACCCCCGTCATCCATCACTATGGGAAATGATCATGTGGATGGTGAAGTTGGCGTTCCCACCAGCTTAGAACCACAGTCCGTCACTATGCAACCTGAGGGGCCTCCTGCTACTGCGCAATTGCTGTCTCGGATTAGTGCGATCATGGCAGAGGCAAACAAAAAACTTGCTTCAAGTTACGGCAGCGCAAAACCCAATCAACAGGACTCGGATGATGTCGCCAATCCAGAAGCGTTGTATGTGCAGCTAGAGCTAGACCGGCAGAAAATCAAACAGCAGTACGACGCCTTGGCTGCCAGGGAAGCTGCAGAGGAATCGAGTGACGCACAGTTTGGCCGATACGAACAATTAAAAAGCAACTACGAGTCCCTGCTAGAGCAGATGCAACAATCTCGCTTGAAGGACCGTCTAGCCTCAACCCCAGTTCCATCGCAGATAGTATCCCCGTTGTCGAACGAGCAGGCCAAATTAACCACCTCCTTCCAATTAGCTCGCGCACTCTGTTCTGAACAAAAGACAAGACATGTTGCTGTGAAGGAGCTGGCCCAACAGAGAGCTGATGCCGGCGTCAGCACGAAATTTGATGTACATCGCAAGCTCGTGGCACTTGCCACAGGTCTaaaagaggaggagctcgatCCAATGGCCGCGGAATTGGCTGAAACCCTTGAATTTGACCGAATGAATGGGAAGGGTATTGAGTCTGATTCGCCAGACACAGACCAGAAAGACTCGGCCTCATTGCCTTTTCCAGGTCCAGTAGTATCAGTGGATGCTTGAATGATAATCACCTTGATACAACTGATGATGCTTAATGTGCCATTTCTTCTACGACTCATTTTCATCTTCGAGTCTATTTTCCACGTCTACCCATTACCCCTTGACTTTATAGCTATCGATTCGTGGGGGGTCGTTTAGTGTTTCGCTCTGTCTTGTCAGCAGATACCCTATTGTTTTTTTGCCTGCCCACTCTGGGTTTTGTGAGCAGGATCTCCCTTGTATAAGGCGGGGAGCAGAAATTTGGGCTGGGCTGTTTTGGGGCGCAGACTCTCTGTACTAGATTATACAATCCGGGCGTGACAGGATTGCAAAGATTACAACAAATGTATATAGGAACCGTCATGCAATAATAATTCCAGAAAATATGTATACGCCGTATTCATACTCCTCGGGTTTACGAAAAGAGCATATGCAGCCACTTGCCCCTCCCGACTATTTGACGATTGTTCTCTCGTAATTTCAAGAACCCAGCTGCCACGCCACTCAGGCAGTCAAGCTCCCCATTCGCCACTTGCAGCGAGTCAAAAAGACCCCAGCCCACCAAGCAGAGGGCAGCCAGTCATGAGGACGGCGGTTCCTGAGCGAATCTTGCAAGAGAATCCAATCTAACTGGCGATGGGGAAGGCCACGTCGAACAGCGCTAGGCCGGGGCTCAGGAGCTGTGGGCCAATTATATTGGTGGGCTGGGGTTGTGCTGAACTTGAGACAGGAGGGttctggggttggattggcggaggagggcggcTGTTTCTTTGACTGCTGCAGGTGATATTAAGGTGGGCAGGGCTCCAGCAGAGCGGGGAGGGGCGATGACTGGGTGACAAAAGTTAGCCTGTGTGGTCGGATGAATGAaatgttttgtttttattCTGAATATGCAAGTGAATGCTAACAATAAACCAGGCCACAGCAATTCGAGGCTATGGGAACGCACAGGGCCTGGGGCACAGACTCCGGTGTTAGCTCGGGTCACGGGTCACAGCATCGGGGTCCTGGGTTTTCAGGCACTGATGTGATGTCCCAGTGGCCAATCAGACAACGTAAATGCCTGACGGTCACTTCTCGACTCCAGCCGCTAGCTGGATTGGGATTAGCTGTTATTCAGGAGTTCAGCTCGCAGCCTGAGCCCTGAGGTGTCCATGTCCGTGACTGGGATACGCGAAACGAACAGGGAGGAAAAGAGAGTGCGAATGGTGGTATAGAGAGGGAGTAGATGGACATTGCATATTAAGATTGTTGATTTAACCATCTCAGTGGCTGTGAGGCGTTGAGATGCTTTCCGCGTATTAATAGCAGCTTCATTGTGATTAGCGTGACTATTGAACTCCAGGTCCGGGCTGGCGATTCTGTTTCGTCCGTCCGTCTCTTCgttcttc
The nucleotide sequence above comes from Aspergillus puulaauensis MK2 DNA, chromosome 3, nearly complete sequence. Encoded proteins:
- a CDS encoding putative APSES transcription factor (COG:K;~EggNog:ENOG410PGHG;~InterPro:IPR018004,IPR002110,IPR036887,IPR020683, IPR029793,IPR036770,IPR003163;~PFAM:PF00023,PF13637,PF13606;~go_component: GO:0030907 - MBF transcription complex [Evidence IEA];~go_function: GO:0003677 - DNA binding [Evidence IEA];~go_function: GO:0005515 - protein binding [Evidence IEA];~go_process: GO:0000083 - regulation of transcription involved in G1/S transition of mitotic cell cycle [Evidence IEA]) encodes the protein MAAVDFSNIYSATYSSVPVYEFKIGSDSIMRRRADDWINATHILKVAGFDKPARTRILEREVQKGVHEKVQGGYGKYQGTWIPLPEGRLLAERNNIIDKLLPIFDYVAGDRSPPPAPKHTAASKPRAPKANNRRVTNEEVFAAAKPHRNMGPPSFHHEQYEINPGFDEDESIEQATLESSSMIADEEMISMSQNGPYSSRKRKRGMNEVAAMSLSEQEHILYGDQLLDYFMTVGDAPEATRVPPPQPPANFQVDRAIDDSRNTALHWACAMGDLEIVKDLLRRGADIKALSVHEETPLVRAVLFTNNYEKRTFPALLDLLLDTISFRDWFGATLFHHIAQTTKSKGKWKSSRYYCEVALERLRTTFSPEEVDLLLSCQDSNGDAAVLVAARNGVFRLVDLLLSRCPRAADLVNKRGETASSIMQRAHPLERDIPPPPSSITMGNDHVDGEVGVPTSLEPQSVTMQPEGPPATAQLLSRISAIMAEANKKLASSYGSAKPNQQDSDDVANPEALYVQLELDRQKIKQQYDALAAREAAEESSDAQFGRYEQLKSNYESLLEQMQQSRLKDRLASTPVPSQIVSPLSNEQAKLTTSFQLARALCSEQKTRHVAVKELAQQRADAGVSTKFDVHRKLVALATGLKEEELDPMAAELAETLEFDRMNGKGIESDSPDTDQKDSASLPFPGPVVSVDA
- a CDS encoding cytochrome P450 (COG:Q;~EggNog:ENOG410PU77;~InterPro:IPR002402,IPR002974,IPR036396,IPR017972, IPR001128;~PFAM:PF00067;~go_function: GO:0004497 - monooxygenase activity [Evidence IEA];~go_function: GO:0005506 - iron ion binding [Evidence IEA];~go_function: GO:0016705 - oxidoreductase activity, acting on paired donors, with incorporation or reduction of molecular oxygen [Evidence IEA];~go_function: GO:0016712 - oxidoreductase activity, acting on paired donors, with incorporation or reduction of molecular oxygen, reduced flavin or flavoprotein as one donor, and incorporation of one atom of oxygen [Evidence IEA];~go_function: GO:0020037 - heme binding [Evidence IEA];~go_process: GO:0055114 - oxidation-reduction process [Evidence IEA]), producing the protein MAMTIHWNYYPRPALLLVVALALAVVAWVHISRVFIRRQLIHRSGCQPVAKSFNKDPFLGLDTLPDTIRAVKQHRILDRGCELFRDYGNTFTVKELGRRAILTIEPENIKTVLSHRFKDYGISFRLAPFKPLLGEGIFDTDGEHWASSRALIRPSFARDQVADLTSLENLIQDLFLLLPRDGKTVVDLQELFFRYTIDSATEFLFGESVGTLKKTQSELGFAQAFHYAQKAVIVRSMLGPLNMFYHDGKANECNRICRKFVEQFVDEAFQAAEVKTEDAKQLNEKKHLKRIFSHELAWRTSDRRRVLDELMNVLLAGRDTTASLLGNLFFMLAKNPAIWAMVREEVAVLQGRIPTYEELRSLKYVQCCVNESLRLHPVVPRNEREAVRDTVLPLGGGNDGFSPVFVPKGTLVSYNIYAMHRRTDIYGPDAGEFRPGRWVDGKLQPRWGYLPFNGGPRICIGQRYALTEVSYVLVRMAQEFRALESRDPGPWVESLALTLCSRNGTKVCLTPA
- a CDS encoding NADH dehydrogenase [ubiquinone] 1 beta subcomplex subunit 7 (COG:C;~EggNog:ENOG410PQX2;~InterPro:IPR008698;~PFAM:PF05676;~go_component: GO:0005739 - mitochondrion [Evidence IEA];~go_function: GO:0003954 - NADH dehydrogenase activity [Evidence IEA];~go_function: GO:0008137 - NADH dehydrogenase (ubiquinone) activity [Evidence IEA]) codes for the protein MTVIESVKSAVGLAETQATREEMSAARLPLQYRDSCAHLLIPLNRCRQQEYYLPWKCEDERHGYEKCQYEEFKKRVAKMDELRATKDGARSN